In bacterium, one genomic interval encodes:
- a CDS encoding GWxTD domain-containing protein, which translates to MEKKITFLLVLFLLLAPAAADFGPSDSEGGILFTTDSRQFFGTRGTLLEIYYQVPNTSLKFTPTTEGTWWATYITMLEILNPDGEVIYRKTATNDVEVTLEEQTRQESFYSLNTFRVEIEPDLYEARLIIGDPNSKLEGTALLPLEVNLRPVPGISDIQLASRARALNAEDFDPEGNFKGKAELVKDDYFVAPLASRRQVSPDDNLLYFFLELLTDPGEHTFAYEIYDEPGRLVDSGETDFTGGGIAGTVFSVNAGDWTRGKYTVRGRLTNDTSGEVVAERESFFWIGSVTPETVTEVARVSDVPMTDREFEQILHEIGFIAAEDEIIQLKAAPPEGRWTVVDHFWAVRDPDPTTPENEFKIEYYRRLSYVREHFATGYTDGLDTDQGRLYVRYGPPDEIVENPLGAGIAGTEHLGGEAPELEGSFSGDGRQGTAVAASGNQGQTDSSVGEFMGVIVNLEKPHLLWIYYSSSSDSGIRKFLFEDRTGFANYEIVWSTERGEY; encoded by the coding sequence ATGGAAAAGAAAATAACATTCCTACTCGTGTTATTCCTCCTTCTGGCCCCGGCCGCAGCCGACTTCGGACCGTCGGACTCCGAGGGCGGCATTCTGTTCACCACCGACAGCCGCCAGTTCTTCGGCACACGGGGAACCCTCCTGGAGATCTACTACCAGGTGCCCAACACCTCGTTGAAATTCACCCCCACAACCGAGGGAACCTGGTGGGCCACCTACATCACCATGCTGGAGATTCTCAATCCCGACGGGGAGGTAATCTACCGGAAAACCGCCACCAACGACGTCGAGGTGACCCTCGAGGAACAGACACGGCAGGAATCGTTCTACTCGCTCAATACGTTTCGGGTGGAAATCGAACCCGATCTTTACGAGGCCCGGCTGATCATCGGCGACCCAAACTCGAAGCTCGAGGGTACGGCGTTGCTGCCCCTTGAGGTAAATCTCAGGCCGGTGCCCGGCATCAGCGACATCCAGCTCGCCTCCCGGGCCCGGGCGCTCAACGCGGAGGATTTCGATCCCGAGGGGAATTTCAAGGGGAAGGCCGAGCTGGTCAAAGACGACTACTTCGTCGCCCCCCTGGCCAGCCGGCGGCAGGTGTCGCCCGACGACAACCTCCTCTACTTCTTCCTGGAGCTCCTCACCGACCCCGGTGAGCACACGTTCGCCTACGAGATATACGACGAACCGGGCAGGCTCGTGGACTCCGGGGAAACCGATTTCACGGGAGGCGGGATCGCGGGCACGGTCTTCTCGGTGAACGCGGGGGACTGGACCCGGGGCAAATACACCGTCCGGGGCCGGCTGACGAACGACACCTCCGGGGAGGTCGTGGCTGAGAGGGAATCCTTCTTCTGGATCGGCTCGGTGACTCCCGAGACGGTGACGGAGGTGGCCCGCGTCTCCGACGTCCCGATGACCGACCGCGAGTTCGAGCAGATACTTCACGAAATCGGCTTCATCGCCGCCGAGGACGAGATAATTCAGCTCAAAGCCGCGCCGCCCGAGGGGCGCTGGACCGTGGTGGACCATTTCTGGGCCGTGAGGGATCCCGACCCGACGACGCCGGAGAACGAGTTCAAAATCGAGTACTACCGCCGCCTGTCCTACGTGCGCGAGCACTTCGCCACCGGCTACACCGACGGACTGGACACCGACCAGGGCCGCCTCTACGTCAGGTACGGCCCTCCCGACGAAATCGTCGAGAACCCCCTCGGCGCGGGCATCGCCGGCACGGAGCACCTGGGGGGCGAGGCCCCGGAACTCGAGGGGAGCTTCAGCGGCGACGGCCGCCAGGGAACGGCGGTTGCCGCCAGCGGCAACCAGGGCCAGACCGATTCCAGCGTGGGTGAGTTCATGGGCGTCATCGTGAACCTGGAAAAACCTCATCTTTTATGGATTTATTACTCTTCCAGCTCGGATTCAGGCATCCGGAAGTTCCTCTTCGAGGACCGGACGGGTTTCGCGAACTACGAGATCGTATGGTCGACCGAGAGGGGCGAGTACTAG